The genomic stretch CGGCCCGCTGGTGCGAGATGCCCGCGGCTACGAATCGCAGTTCGCGACCAACCATCTCGGCCACTTCCAGCTGACTCTGGGCTTGCTGCCCGCACTGCGCGCCGCTCACGGCGCCCGAGTGGTCAACGTGACCTCCGGCGGCCACCGCCTGTCCGACATCCGCTGGGACGACCCGCACTTCACCACCGGCTACGACGACATGGGCATGCTCGCCTACGGCCAGTCCAAGACCGCCAACGTCCTGTTCGCCGTCGAGCTGGATCATCGATGGGCCGGAGACGGGATCCGCGGCTACGCCGTGCACCCAGGCATCGTCATCGGCACGAACCTCGGCCCCCACCTGGCCGAGGGCGAAGAGCGGACACCCTGGCTGAGCGACGACGCACTGCGGGCCATGGGCCTGATCGACGATTCCGGACAGCCGATCAACGACCCCGACCGTGAGATGAAGACGCCGCAACAGGGCGCCGGCACCACCGTGTTCGCCGCGACCAGCCCCCTGCTCGACGACATCGGCGGTGTCTACCTGAAGGACAACGACATCTCACCGCTGGACACCCCGAGGCCCATCAACTTCGGTACTGAGGAGGACATCCCGTCCGACGTCGTGCCGCACGCCGTCGACCCGGACTCGGCACGGCGGCTGTGGGAGCTGAGCGAGCGGCTGCTCAAGGGGTAGGGCGCCAACCGCAGTCAAGCCCCAGAACCCACGTCCGGCGGCCGCTCACGTCACCGCCGGCTCACACGGTCTCGGCACGTGTCAGGTCGCTGATCGCGGCGAGGCCTTCGCGTTGCAGGTCGACCAGATCGCGGGTCTCATCGGGAGCGATCCACCGGTCGAAGGCCGTTTTGAACACCAGAACGACCAGTTCACCGGCCAGGCAAGCGGTCACATCGGCGACGCCACGGGCGACGAGCGCGGCGGCCACGGCGTGGGAGAGCTTCGCCAGCTTGAGCAGCTCGCGCTCCCGCAACTGCTCGTTCGCCGTGATGATCTCGTTCCGCAGGCGGGCGAAATCGCGTCCCCGTACGTCCTGGAGGGCCCGGCCGCCGGCATCAAGCGCCGCGACCAGCAGGCCGGCCAGGGACGCGTCCGCCGGCGCGTCGGCGATCGCGTCCACGAAGACCGCCTCGAGCTGCTCCTCGCCGGCGAACAGCACCTCGCGCTTGTCCGCGAAATGCCGGAAGAACGTCCGCTCCGTCACCCCGGCCCGCCCGGCGATCCCGGCCACGGTCGTCGCCTCGAAACCGTCCTCGGCGAACAGCTCCATCGCCGCCCGCTGCAGACGATCTGACGCCCCAGGTGCCCAACGTGCCATGTCCGGATCGTAACCGGAATCAAGGTGATGACAGAGCCTGACATCATCGCTATGCTGATTGATGTCAGTCGATGACATCAGTAGTGGAAGCGAGCACACCATGCATGTCTTCGTCACCGGAGCGTCCGGATTCATCGGCCGCGCCGTCGTCGCCGAGCTCATCGCCGCCGGTCACGAGGTGACCGGCCTGGCCCGCTCCGAGGCATCGGCAACCGTCATCAAGGAGCTCGGGGCTGAGGTCAACCGCGGCGACCTCGACGACCTCGACCAGATCCGCCAGGGCGCGGACGCAGCCGACGGAGTGATCCACCTCGCGAACAAGCACGACTGGGCCCACCCCGAGATCTCCAACCGCGCCGAACGGGCCGCGGTCCAGACCATCAGCGACACGCTGGCGGGGTCCCGTCGGCCGTTCGTGTTCGCGGCCGGCCTCGCTCTCCCCGGCCTCGGACGCCCGTCGACAGAGCGGGATCCCAATCCCGCCGCCGGCCCGGACTCACCGCGCGGCGGCGCCGAGAACCTCGCCCTGACCTACGCCGGCCGTGGCGTACGCGTCATCCCCGTCCGCTTTGCCCCGACCGTCCATGGCGAAGGCGACCACGGCTTCGTCTCCATCGTCGCCCAGGCCGCCCGACGCCGCGGAGCCTCCCTCTACCCCGGCGAGGG from Nonomuraea polychroma encodes the following:
- a CDS encoding TetR/AcrR family transcriptional regulator codes for the protein MARWAPGASDRLQRAAMELFAEDGFEATTVAGIAGRAGVTERTFFRHFADKREVLFAGEEQLEAVFVDAIADAPADASLAGLLVAALDAGGRALQDVRGRDFARLRNEIITANEQLRERELLKLAKLSHAVAAALVARGVADVTACLAGELVVLVFKTAFDRWIAPDETRDLVDLQREGLAAISDLTRAETV
- a CDS encoding SDR family NAD(P)-dependent oxidoreductase, with the protein product MTHKQRPIGSGFTAASTADEVLKGIDLSGKNVVVTGGHRGIGLETTRALSKAGASVTVAARNPDRAASALTGIERVEASELDLLDPASIDAFVTRYLDSGRPLHILINNAGIMAGPLVRDARGYESQFATNHLGHFQLTLGLLPALRAAHGARVVNVTSGGHRLSDIRWDDPHFTTGYDDMGMLAYGQSKTANVLFAVELDHRWAGDGIRGYAVHPGIVIGTNLGPHLAEGEERTPWLSDDALRAMGLIDDSGQPINDPDREMKTPQQGAGTTVFAATSPLLDDIGGVYLKDNDISPLDTPRPINFGTEEDIPSDVVPHAVDPDSARRLWELSERLLKG
- a CDS encoding SDR family oxidoreductase produces the protein MHVFVTGASGFIGRAVVAELIAAGHEVTGLARSEASATVIKELGAEVNRGDLDDLDQIRQGADAADGVIHLANKHDWAHPEISNRAERAAVQTISDTLAGSRRPFVFAAGLALPGLGRPSTERDPNPAAGPDSPRGGAENLALTYAGRGVRVIPVRFAPTVHGEGDHGFVSIVAQAARRRGASLYPGEGRNRWPAVHRSDAARLVRLGLENAPAGTILHAAAEEGVPVRRIAEALAGRLGVPAKSAPAEQVADEIPFIGRFLAVDIPATSKITRDLLGWRPTGPTLLEDIAAGHYDRP